Genomic segment of Saprospira sp. CCB-QB6:
AAACAAATTTGCTGCCCCTCTTTTTCGAGTACTAGCGCGCTGTTGTTTAACATTTTAAAGCCCATATCGGCTTGATATTGCTTGAGTTTATCGAGATTTTGTTCCTTGGCCGCATCGGAGGGCCAGCGGACATAGCTGCCATAATCATGGTTGCCCAGCACAGAAAATTTACCGAGGGGAGCCGTCAAATTGGCAAAAAGGTCGATATAGGGAACAATTTCATGGGCGCGATTATTCACCAAATCGCCCGTAAAGACGATCAGGTCCGCTTCTAGGTCCTGTATCATTTGCAGGCCTTTGGCCACGGCCTCTCGGTTATCAAAACTGCCTGCATGCACATCAGAAATCTGGACCATTCGCAGGCCATTGAAGGCCTCAGGCAGTTCGGGGTCCTTAATTTTCACCTTGTCCACAGTATAGGCATATTTTCCGCGGCTAATCCCATAGAGAAAAGAAGCAAAGGGAACCGCCGCCACAAAAAGGGCCAAACGGCGCATAAAAGTTCGTCGGCTTTGCAAGTTCACTTCCCGTTCTGCATCCTTCAGTTTGGCCAATTGTTGGCCCCCATAATGCGTAAAGCGATAAAAATCCTCAATAAAAAGGAAGCCCGCATAGACCAACTTTGTCACCAGCAAGGTCACCCAAATTCCAATCATCAGGTGATGAGCCAGTTGTAAATTGCTCAAGGGTTGGGCAGAGGCCGTACGGCCCATAAAAAATAGCCAAGCCACTGGAGTCGCAGCAGAAAGCCAATAACTGATTTTCATCCAGAGTTTAAACTGATCTTTAAAATGCCCCTTGAGGCCATAAAAAACATAAAACTCTAGGGAAAGAAAGAGCATAATAAAGATAGAAGAGCCTATAATTCTAGCTAGCATAGTGGTTTGTTTTGATAGAACCCTTCAAGTTAATAACTTATTTTTAAAGGCGCTCTAATGTATTGATTTCTATTTTTTGGGGCTGCCCCGCCCTTCGGGCGGGTCGGGCTGTTTCGCAGCTCGCTATTCGCTCGGCCCTGCGTTTTTTTCGCTGCGCTCAAAAAAACTGGGTCTAGCCTTCGGCCACTGCTGTCCATCCCTCAGCCTGCGGCCCTTCGGGCCTGTAGGAGCGGATATATTTTGTTTGGGACCAGCAGTTTAAGCGCTAAACAAGGTATTTTGTTTCTTTTTGGCTCATAAAAAAAGCTGTTCTCCCCTATCTTAGGGATCAAAAGCATGAAAAACTATATAAAAGCCCGTTGGGCCAGCTTTGGCTATGCCTTTGCGGGCCTTTTTGATTTTGTTTCGGGTCGGCATCCCCACGCTATTTTGCATCTTATTGCGGCCATCACGGTTTTGCTAGCGGCCTATTACTTTGCGCTTGCGCCTTGGGAATGGGGCCTTATTATTTTGGCCATTGGGGGCGTATTGGCCCTAGAGGCCCTCAACTCCGCTTTAGAATATGTGGTTGATCTGGTTCAGCCTGATTTTCATCCTTTGGCCAAGAAAGCCAAGGACATGGCTGCGGCAGCGGTATTGATTTTTGCCCTAGCGACTTTAGGCTTGGCCGGCTTAATTTTTTGGCCTAAAATCCTTAATTTGCTGGCTAGCTAGCCAAAAAATAGCTGCCTTTGGCAGCCATGGCCGAAGGCCAAACGGCCTAGCGATGTGCAGCAGTGGCCCGAAGGGCCAGACCAAAGCGCTTTAGCGCTGCAGGGCCGAGCGAATAGCGAGCTGCGAAACGTAGCGCCTGCCGTAGGCAGGAGGCCCCAAACAGCAGCAGAAAAAAAGGCCAACAAATAATTAAGCAGATTACCGCCCTAAAAAATAATAGCTATGAACTATTTAGACGTAGACATTTGTGCGCAAACGCCTTACTACAAGCAAGAAAAAGCGGCTTCATCGACTTGGGAGAATGCCGAGCAAATCCCTTTAAAAACTCGTTTTTCGGAGGAAGACATTGCTGAAAACGAGCATCATAAATTTGGGGCTGGCAAGGCACCTTTTATTGGAGGGCCTTATGCGGGCATGTATCCTTTGCGGCCTTGGACCATTCGGCAATATGCGGGATTTTCGACTGCGGAGGAATCTAATGCTTTTTATCGCCGGAACTTGGCGGCGGGGCAAAAGGGCCTTTCTGTAGCCTTTGATTTGGCCACCCACCGCGGTTATGATTCGGACCATCCCAGAGTAAAAGGCGATGTGGGCAAGGCGGGCGTAGCCATTGATAGCGTGGAAGATATGAAGATCCTCTTTGATCAGATTCCCTTGGACCAGATGTCGGTTTCGATGACCATGAATGGGGCGGTGATTCCCGTTATGGCCTTTTTCATTGTAGCGGCAGAAGAGCAGGGTGTGGCGCAGGAAAAACTGAGTGGGACCATTCAGAATGATATTTTGAAAGAGTTCATGGTGCGCAACACCTACATTTATCCGCCGGCGGCTTCTATGCGCATCATTGCGGATATTTTTGCCTACACCTCTAGCAAAATGCCCAAATTCAACTCGATTTCGATCAGTGGTTATCATATGCATGAGGCGGGTGCTCCGGCAGATTTGGAATTGGCCTATACCCTAGCCGATGGTTTGGAATATATTGAGACGGGGATTAAGGCGGGCTTAAAAGTAGATGATTTTGCGCCTCGTTTGTCCTTCTTTTGGGGCATTGGGATGAATCATTTTATGGAAATTGCGAAAATGCGTGCGGGTCGGATGCTTTGGGCCAAATTGGTCAATCAATTTGAGCCAAAGAACAACAAATCATTGATGCTCAGAACACATTGTCAAACTTCGGGTTGGAGTTTAACCGAGCAAGATCCTTATAACAATGTGGCTCGGACCTGTATTGAGGCCATGGCAGCCGTTTTGGGAGGCACGCAATCCTTGCACACCAACTCTTTTGATGAAGCCATTGCCTTGCCTACGGACTTCTCGGCTAAAATTGCTCGGGAGACGCAGATTTATATTCAGGAAGAGACCAAAGTAACCGATGCCATTGATCCTTGGGCGGGTTCTTATTATGTAGAATACTTGACTCAAGAATTGATCAATAAAGCTTGGGCGCACATTCAGGAAGTGCGAGAATTGGGGGGTATGGCCAAGGCCATAGAAACCGGTTTGCCCAAAATGCGCATTGAAGAAGCGGCGGCTCGCAAGCAAGCTAGAATTGATAGCGGGCGTGAGCAATTGGTGGGTGTTAACTTATTCCGTTTGGAAAAAGAAGATCCCTTAGACATTTTAGAAGTAGACAACAAGGCGGTAAGAGAGGCTCAGGTCAAGCGTTTGGAAGCCATGAAAGCGAGTAGAGATGAGGCGGCCGTACAAGAAGCATTGGCCAAAATTACAGCAGCGGCAGAAAGCGGAGCAGGCAACCTTTTGGCCTTGGCCGTAGACGCTGCGCGTTTGCGGGCTAGTTTGGGCGAGATCTCGGCGGCTATGGAAAGCTCTTTTGGTCGTTATCAGGCCACCAACCGCACTATTTCTGGGGTTTATGCTCAGGAAGCATCGGGTAATGAATACTTTGAGCGGGCGCAGGCCTTGGCCAACCAATACGCCAAAGCAGAGGGTCGCCGTCCTCGTATTATGATTGCCAAATTGGGCCAAGATGGGCATGATCGTGGGGCAAAAGTCATTGCTACTGGTTTTGCTGATTTAGGTTTTGATGTGGATATGGGGCCATTATTTCAGACTCCAGAAGAAGCTGCTCGTCAGGCGGCGGAGAATGATGTCCATATTTTGGGCCTTTCCTCTTTGGCTGGTGGACATAAAACCTTGGTGCCTGAAAGCATTGCGGCCTTAGAAGCTTTGGGTCGTCCGGATATTATGGTCGTTGCAGGTGGTGTTATTCCTGCTCAGGATTATGCTTCACTTTATGAGGCTGGTGTAGTGGGGGTATTTGGTCCTGGTACTCAGATTGCTCAGGCAGCCATTTCTATTTTAGAGTTGCTTTTAGAAGTGCAGGCGGCAGAAGAAGAATAAAATATTTTTTTAGGTAGTTAAGTTATTGGAAGCTAGTTAGTTCTTTTAAGCTAACTAGCTTTTTTTTTAAAAAAATTCAGCTGTAACTTTTGGGGCTTGCTGCTTTAAGAAGACATAATGCCCTATTTATAATTTAAATAAACCCCTATGTACAAACTGCTTTTAACAGCGCTATTCTGCGCAAGCTTTGCCCAAAGTTATGGGCAAGATATTTTGAATAAAATCAAGCAAAACCCTGATATTAGTTGGGCACAAACGACTATTTTAGAATTTGATACAGATATAAAGTGTCGCCGTAGATACAAACAATTATCTGGAGACCATTATCTGAATTTAGTTATTAAGCACCAAATGCCTCTACAGTTAGAAGTTAGCCCAGAAGAATCTGAATACCATAATTTTGCTGACAAGATAGCCAATAAGGAATTTTGGAGTAAGGCCAAAAATAAATGTTACCTGGATCCGAACTTACAGCAGTTACTCACAGCCGAACAAATAGCTAAAAAAAATGCGGTTACAGATACCCTAGTCACTTTCGATCCTGAAGATTTTTCAGAGATTGTAGAACCAATTCATGGAACCTACAAACATTATCACATCTCTCACTTCAAACTTTTTCTTTGTTATGCCTATAACAGTAAAAGTCAAAAACTAGAGGTCTACCCTATTTCTTTGGCTCCTATTGTTGGTCGTTTTTCAGATGAGGGCAAGCTAATAAGAGAAAAAGTAACATTTTGGATTCCCGTCCAAACAACAAAGAAAATAGATGCTCAAAATGCTAATTTAAACTGGATACAAAAGCAAAATTTGAGCTGGAGATTTAACGCTACTTCAGGGCAAAAGCTAGTGGAGGAACAAAGCATAGCTTCCCTTATTTACTCTCAAATCAAAAACTTAGATAAAATAGCCCAGACCCAAAACGTCTACAATACCCCTCCTATTTTAGGTGGCAAATTGATAACTACAGAGGAGATTAAAAGCTTTCAGACTAAACAGATGCCAAATATCAAAGGCATTTTCTTTAGTTATGTTTTGGCTTGGGATGCTCAGCAGCAAAAAGCTATTATTCAAATAGAAGGCTGCTCTCCCATGACCCGCGGTTGTCTTTATTTTATTGCAGAATAACTTGGTAAAAGATGCCATTTGTTGTGACTGGCGATTATTTTATCTCTGTGTTTTTTGGCTTTCGCTCTAAAACAGCAAGAGGCGAACAGTAAACTGTTCGCCTCTTTTTCATTTAGCGTCTTCCTCTATTTCGTTCCCATTCTTTTTGGGCTTCTTTCTTTTTGCGTTCTTCTTCTTTGGCTTTTCGTTTAGCTTCTAGGCGTTTTTCCTTTTGGCGGAGGCGGAAGGCTTTTTCCTCTTCTTTGGTTGGCTTAATTTGTTCTCTTAAGCCAGTAAGCACGGGTTGCTTAGCCATTACAAATTCGGAGGCGATATTCTCTTGGATCTTTTTGAGGCGTTTTTTGGTAATTTTATTTCCTTCTAAATCGAGAAGTTCCAAGTTCTTAAAATAGCGAATACTTTGGGGTAAATCCATAATATTATTGCGTTCTAAGGCGAGGTGGCGTAAGGACCAAGTGCCCATATTATCAGGCAATTCTGAAAGTTGATTATCATTCAGGCTGACATGCTCAATTTTGGGCATTTTAATAATAATCGAATCGCCTAGTTCACTGATTAAATTGCCATCGAGATAAAGCTTTTGCAGTTGTGGGGCGGTTTCTAAGGCTTTAGGCAATTTTTGAAAGGCATTATTATCTAAATAAATAGCGGTCAATCTTTTCCAACCGCTACAATCTAAGTCTTCGCTTAATTGGTTGATTTTATTATTAGTTAGATATAAGACCTTAAGATTTTTTAGGCCTCCAAAAGTAGTGGGTAGATTTGCAATTTGGTTATCATTTATATAGAGTTCCTCTAGTTGATAAAGAGTCCCCATGCTATCGGGTAAGCTAGTTACCACATTATTATTGAGGAATAAGGCTCTCAGTTCTTTGCAATTTCCGATGCCTGAGGGCAGATCAGTCAACTGATTATCGCTTAGATAAAGGTTTTCTAGTGCGATTAGCCCGCCCAAGTTAATGGGTAAAACCGTCAATTGATTAGCGTCAAGATAAAGCTTGCGCAGGCTTTTAAGCTGGCCAAAACTCTTAGGTAATTGCTTAAGCTGGTTATGCTCTAGACGGAGTAGTTCTAACTTTTGGAGTTCTCCAATACTTTCGGGAATTCGCTCTAGTTGATTATGTTCTAGACAGAGTTTAACCAAAGAGCGGCTACTTCCAATTTGAGCGGGTAATTCTTGCAGTTCATTATGAGCGGCAAAAAGAAAAGTTAGTTTTTTAAGATAGAGCAGTGCATCGGGTAATTTTTTGAGGCGGTTATCATCTACGGCTAGTACTTCTAGAGCCGAGGCTCCGCTCAGGGTTTCTGGCAGATATTGCAGTTGATTTTTATCGAGTAGTAAGCTGCGCAGAAGCTTGAGTTTGCCTAGGGTTTCTGGAATATTTTGCAGCTGATTATTTTCTGCGGCGATAAAAGCCAGTTTTTTAATCTCTGCTAAATTATTGGGGAGCATGCGCAGCTCATTGCCATCAATATAGAGGCGGCGAAGATTGCGCAGGCCTTTGATTTTTTCGGGTAAGTACTGCAGCTGGTTATTGGACAGGCGGAGTTCTTCTAGGTAAGGGAGGTCAAAGAGGCCATCGGGTAATTCTTTGAGTTGATTATTTTCCAGATTGAGAAAAAAGAGATGGCGAAACTCTCGGATACTATCGCCCAGAGCAGCCAAAGAGTCATTGCTAAGATCTAGTCGATGGACGCGGTTTTTTACAGCAATAGCGCTCTCTAGGCTATAATAGGTAATTGCCTCTTCATAGGCATATTTTCGATGTTCCCAAAAGGCCACCGTATCGGCGGCGGTGGTGAGGTACATAGGGAGTTTTCGAATTAGGCTACCTTGGGCCGAAGCCATTTGTAGGCCCATACAACTAAAGGTAAAGAGCAAAAGTAGGTGGTAAAAGCTTTTCATGAGCATCATATAAAATTGGGTGTTCAAAGAAAATTAGCGGCTAGTGTATTTAGGCAAAAGAGAGCAGCTTGGTCCAATCGGCCGAAGGCCGAGCGGCTTAGCGATGGGAAGGGGTGGCCGAAGGCCAGACCGAGCAAAATGAGCGCAGCGAAATTTTGTGAAGGGCCGAGCGAATAGCGAGCCCCGGACCGTAGCGCCGCAGCTTTGCTGCGGAAGCCCCAAAAAATAAGAACAAATTTGACCCAAAAAAAGCCCAACACCTATAGCGTCTGGGCTTTTGTATATCTTAAAGATAAGGTTTTTTTAAAAGAAGGCCTGATTTAGACCTTAGGTTTTTTGTTGATGCGGGTTCGTTTGGGTTTATCTCCACCGTCTCCGCCTTCTTCTTTTTCTTTTTTGGCGTCGAGGACCATTTGGAAGTTATTGACGATTGCCCCGACAACTAGGTTCATCAGGAGGTAGGCGGCGATAATCATCCAGGAAACGTGGTAAAGAGTTTTGACCCAGTTAGGGACATCTGGGGCGACTACATTTCGGCCATTAGCGGTAGTAAACTCATTATCGAGCATATTATAGCGGAGGTCGGTCCAGTCTTCTCCAGTTAGGATTCTGAAGAGCGTAAAAAAGGCCTCGCCCATATCTTTGTAGGGGTCGGGATTGCTAACCGTCAATTCTAGGTGTTCTGATTGGGCGTATTCTGGATTTTTGAACAGGGAGACGCCGATAATGG
This window contains:
- a CDS encoding metallophosphoesterase, yielding MLARIIGSSIFIMLFLSLEFYVFYGLKGHFKDQFKLWMKISYWLSAATPVAWLFFMGRTASAQPLSNLQLAHHLMIGIWVTLLVTKLVYAGFLFIEDFYRFTHYGGQQLAKLKDAEREVNLQSRRTFMRRLALFVAAVPFASFLYGISRGKYAYTVDKVKIKDPELPEAFNGLRMVQISDVHAGSFDNREAVAKGLQMIQDLEADLIVFTGDLVNNRAHEIVPYIDLFANLTAPLGKFSVLGNHDYGSYVRWPSDAAKEQNLDKLKQYQADMGFKMLNNSALVLEKEGQQICLAGVENWGHGPYPKEGDLAGCFGEENNGLFTILLSHDPTHWRHKVLEHPQKVHLTLSGHTHGMQLGVKIPGFQWSPAKWRYKEWAGLYEDLGQRLYVNRGFGFLGFPGRVGMLPEITLFELTKA
- a CDS encoding diacylglycerol kinase family protein yields the protein MKNYIKARWASFGYAFAGLFDFVSGRHPHAILHLIAAITVLLAAYYFALAPWEWGLIILAIGGVLALEALNSALEYVVDLVQPDFHPLAKKAKDMAAAAVLIFALATLGLAGLIFWPKILNLLAS
- the scpA gene encoding methylmalonyl-CoA mutase, which produces MNYLDVDICAQTPYYKQEKAASSTWENAEQIPLKTRFSEEDIAENEHHKFGAGKAPFIGGPYAGMYPLRPWTIRQYAGFSTAEESNAFYRRNLAAGQKGLSVAFDLATHRGYDSDHPRVKGDVGKAGVAIDSVEDMKILFDQIPLDQMSVSMTMNGAVIPVMAFFIVAAEEQGVAQEKLSGTIQNDILKEFMVRNTYIYPPAASMRIIADIFAYTSSKMPKFNSISISGYHMHEAGAPADLELAYTLADGLEYIETGIKAGLKVDDFAPRLSFFWGIGMNHFMEIAKMRAGRMLWAKLVNQFEPKNNKSLMLRTHCQTSGWSLTEQDPYNNVARTCIEAMAAVLGGTQSLHTNSFDEAIALPTDFSAKIARETQIYIQEETKVTDAIDPWAGSYYVEYLTQELINKAWAHIQEVRELGGMAKAIETGLPKMRIEEAAARKQARIDSGREQLVGVNLFRLEKEDPLDILEVDNKAVREAQVKRLEAMKASRDEAAVQEALAKITAAAESGAGNLLALAVDAARLRASLGEISAAMESSFGRYQATNRTISGVYAQEASGNEYFERAQALANQYAKAEGRRPRIMIAKLGQDGHDRGAKVIATGFADLGFDVDMGPLFQTPEEAARQAAENDVHILGLSSLAGGHKTLVPESIAALEALGRPDIMVVAGGVIPAQDYASLYEAGVVGVFGPGTQIAQAAISILELLLEVQAAEEE
- a CDS encoding leucine-rich repeat domain-containing protein yields the protein MMLMKSFYHLLLLFTFSCMGLQMASAQGSLIRKLPMYLTTAADTVAFWEHRKYAYEEAITYYSLESAIAVKNRVHRLDLSNDSLAALGDSIREFRHLFFLNLENNQLKELPDGLFDLPYLEELRLSNNQLQYLPEKIKGLRNLRRLYIDGNELRMLPNNLAEIKKLAFIAAENNQLQNIPETLGKLKLLRSLLLDKNQLQYLPETLSGASALEVLAVDDNRLKKLPDALLYLKKLTFLFAAHNELQELPAQIGSSRSLVKLCLEHNQLERIPESIGELQKLELLRLEHNQLKQLPKSFGQLKSLRKLYLDANQLTVLPINLGGLIALENLYLSDNQLTDLPSGIGNCKELRALFLNNNVVTSLPDSMGTLYQLEELYINDNQIANLPTTFGGLKNLKVLYLTNNKINQLSEDLDCSGWKRLTAIYLDNNAFQKLPKALETAPQLQKLYLDGNLISELGDSIIIKMPKIEHVSLNDNQLSELPDNMGTWSLRHLALERNNIMDLPQSIRYFKNLELLDLEGNKITKKRLKKIQENIASEFVMAKQPVLTGLREQIKPTKEEEKAFRLRQKEKRLEAKRKAKEEERKKKEAQKEWERNRGRR